The Engystomops pustulosus unplaced genomic scaffold, aEngPut4.maternal MAT_SCAFFOLD_197, whole genome shotgun sequence genome includes the window cCCTGCTCGGGGTATAATTCACTCCCAGCCTCAGCTTCATCCATATAGAAAGAAGGGCTGCAGGTGCTGGGGCTGTTTGAAGGTTATGTTTGGgtgtaccaagatggccgccgagcACGGCCGTGCATGCGCGACTCTCCTCATGTGACCGACCACGTGCCCATGACATCATGGAAGGTCCTGTAGCCGCCGGCATAACCCGGCACGTGACTCCTTACGCACACGTATCTGGTCCCAGGGTCATGACATCATCGAAGGTCCTACATGAAGCATGTACTGGTCAGGAGACAGATGAGAACTTGATCGCAGATGCTCGGCCGACTCATCGTACAGAGCCGCCGCCTGGTCACCATGACGGCTCAGAGCCCCCAGTTCAAGGCTCTATTCACTGAGGGGCTGAAGACATTGACAGGTGAGGAATGAAGGAGGATCCCTATACACAGGTAGTGACGGGGGAGGAGGATCCCTATACACAGGTAGTGACAGGGGAGGAGGATCCCTATACACAGGTAGTGACAGGGGAGGAGGATCCCTATACACAGGTAGTGACAGGGGAGGAGGATCCCTATACACAGGTAGTGACAGGGGAGGAGGATCCCTATACACAGGTAGTGACAGGGGAGGAGGATCCCTATACACAGGTAGTGACAGGGGAGGAGGTTCCCTATACACAGGTAGTGACAGGGGAGGAGAATCCCTATACACAGGTAGTGACAGGGGAGGAGGATCCCTATACACAGGTAGTGACAGGGGAGGAGGATCCCTATACACAGGTAGTGACAGGGGAGGAGGATCCCTATACACAGGTAGTGACAGGGGAGGAGGATCCCTATACACAGGTAGTGACAGGGGAGGAGGTTCCCTATACACAGGTAGTGACAGGGGAGGAGAATCCCTATACACAGGTAGTGACAGGGGAGGAGGATCCCTATACACAGGTAGTGACAGGGGAGGAGGATCCCTATACACAGGTAGTGACAGGGGAGGAGGATCCCTATACACAGGTagtgacgggggaggaggaggatccctatacacaggtagtgacgggggaggaggaggatccctatacacaggtagtgacgggggaggaggaggatccctatacacaggtagtgacgggggaggaggaggatccctatacacaggtagtgacgggggaggaggaggatccctatacacaggtagtgacgggggaggaggaggatccctatacacaggtagtgacgggggaggaggaggatccctatacacaggtagtgacgggggaggaggaggatccctatacacaggtagtgacgggggaggaggaggatccctatacacaggtagtgacgggggaggaggaggatccctatacacaggtagtgacgggggaggaggaggatccctatacacaggtagtgacgggggaggaggaggatccctatacacaggtagtgacgggggaggaggaggatccctatacacaggtagtgacgggggaggaggaggatccctatacacaggtagtgacgggggaggaggaggatccctatacacaggtagtgacgggggaggaggaggatccctatacacaggtagtgacgggggaggaggaggatccctatacacaggtagtgacgggggaggaggaggatccctatacacaggtagtgacgggggaggaggaggatccctatacacaggtagtgacgggggaggaggaggatccctatacacaggtagtgacgggggaggaggaggatccctatacacaggtagtgacgggggaggaggaggatccctatacacaggtagtgacgggggaggaggaggatccctatacacaggtagtgacgggggaggaggaggatccctatacacaggtagtgacgggggaggaggaggatccctatacacaggtagtgacgggggaggaggaggatccctatacacaggtagtgacgggggaggaggaggatccctatacacaggtagtgacgggggaggaggaggatccctatacacaggtagtgacgggggaggaggaggatccctatacacaggtagtgacgggggaggaggaggatccctatacacaggtagtgacgggggaggaggaggatccctatacacaggtagtgacgggggaggaggaggatccctatacacaggtagtgacgggggaggaggaggatccctatacacaggtagtgacgggggaggaggaggatccctatacacaggtagtgacgggggaggaggaggatccctatacacaggtagtgacgggggaggaggaggatccctatacacaggtagtgacgggggaggaggaggatccctatacactggtagtgacgggggaggaggaggatccctatacactggtagtgacgggggaggaggaggatccctatacactggtagtgacgggggaggaggaggatccctatacactggtagtgacgggggaggaggaggatccctatacactggtagtgacgggggaggaggaggatccctatacactggtagtgacgggggaggaggaggatccctatacacaggtagtgacgggggaggaggaggatccctATACACAGGTAGTGACGGGGGGGGAGGATCCCTATACACAGGTagtgacgggggaggaggaggatccctatacacaggtagtgacgggggaggaggaggatccctatacgcaggtaatggtggggggggggttcctgCACTGGAGGGGATTTTCCGCTGATGATACAATCTCAGTTTTGTTCCGTCAGATTTATTTTCCCGGGAGAAGTACGAGTTGCGGATCGCAGGGGGAGCGGTCCGGGATCTCCTCGCTGGGAAGCAGCCGCATGACGTGGACTTTGCCACCACCGCGACCCCGGAGCAGATGAAGGATCTTTTCCTGAAGGAGGGAATCCGGCTGATCAATAACAAGGGGGAGAAGCACGGCACGGTGACGGCGCGGGTGAGGCGGCCGCTGCGCTGGACGCCATGTTGTCATTGTGGATCTCCTCTCACCACTTCCTGTTTTCTCAGATTCATGATCAGAACTTTGAGATCACCACGCTGAGGGTGGACCTGCGGACGGACGGACGCCACGCCGAGGTGGAGTTCACTACGGACTGGGAGCAGGACGCCGAGCGGCGCGATCTCACCATCAACTCCATGTTTCTGGGTAACTGCTGGCGGTGCGGATGGATTAGTCTTCCCTGTGGGGTGCGGATGGATTAGTCTTCCCTGTGGGGTGCGGATGGATTAGTCTTCCCTGTGGGGTGCGGATGGATTAGTCTTCCCTGTGGGGTGCGGATGGATTAGTCTTCCCTGTGGGGTGCGGATGGATTAGTCTTCCCTGTGGGGTGCGGATGGATTAGTCTTCCCTGTGGGGTGCGGATGGATTAGTCTTCCCTGTGGGGTGCGGATGGATTAGTCTTCCCTGTGGGGTGCGGATGGATTAGTCTTCCCTGTGGGGTGCGGATGGATTAGTCTTCCCTGTGGGGTGCGGATGGATTAGTCATCCCTGTGGGGTGCGGATGGATTAGTCTTCCCTGTGGGGTGCGGATGGATTAGTCTTCCCTGTGGGGTGCGGATGGATTAGTCTTCCCTGTGGGGTGCGGATGGATTAGTCTTCCCTGTGGGGTGCGGATGGATTAGTCTTCCCTGTGGGGTGCGGATGGATTAGTCTTCCCTGTGGGGTGCGGGTGGATTAGTCCTCCCTGTATGGACGGCGCCCGCTACAGGCGTCTCCAGAACAGACCTGACTAGTGGACCCTGAGGGGTGGTGGTCCTTCTCCCTGTGGCCCCCACATCACGGACTTGTGTTTCCTCAGGATTTGACGGAACGCTCTACGATTATTTCAATGGTTACGAGGATCTGAAGAACCGACACATCCGATTTGTGGGTGATCCGGCCAAGCGGATCCAGGAGGATTATCTGCGGATCCTGCGCTACCTcaggtcagtggaagccccaacCGGCAACCTATGGAGTCTATAGGTGGTCTGGGgtgggggagacatgaggtaggtCCCCGCTGCGCTGGGTGCTACATCTCCGCCAGCAGGGTGACTCTTGTAGGTGGCTAGACATGAGGTAAGTCTCCGCTGCGCTGGGTGCTACATCTCCACCAGCAGGGTGACTCTTGTAGAGGATGAGACATGAGGTAAGTCTCCGCTGCGCTGGGTGCTACATCTCCGCCAGCAGGGTGACTCTTGTAGGTGTGTAGACATGAGGTAAGTCCCCGCTGCGCTGGGTGCTACATCTCCGCCAGCAGGGTGACTCTTGTAGGTGTGTAGACATGAGGTAAGTCCCCGCTGCGCTGGGTGCTACATCTCCGCCAGCAGGGTGACTCTTGTAGGTGTGTAGACATGAGGTAAGTCCCCGCTGCGCTGGGtgctacatctcccccagcaggGTGACTCTTGTAGGTGTGTAGACATGAGGTAAGTCCCCGCTGCGCTGGGTGCTACATCTCCGCCAGCAGGGTGACTCTTGTAGGTGTGTAGACATGAGGTAGGTCCCCGCTGCGCTGGGTGCTACATCTCCGCCAGCAGGGTGACTCTTGTAGGTGTGTAGACATGAGGTAAGTCCCCGCTGCGCTGGGTGCTACATCTCCGCCAGCAGGGTGACTCTTGTAGGTGTGTAGACATGAGGTAGGTCCCCGCTGCGCTGGGTGCTACATCTCCGCCAGCAGGGTGACTCTTGTAGGTGTGTAGACATGAGGTAAGTCCCCGCTGCGCTGGGTGCTACATCTCCGCCAGCAGGGTGACTCTTGTAGGTGTGTAGACATGAGGTAGGTCTCCGCTGCGCTGGGTGCTACATCTCCGCCAGCAGGGTGACTCTTGTAGGTGTGTAGACATGAGGTAGGTCCCCGCTGCACTGGGTGCTACATCTCCACCAGCAGGGTGACTCTTGTAGGTGTGTAGACATGAGGTAAGTCCCCTCTCAGCCGCCCGTGTCTTTCAGGTTCTATGGGAGGATAGCGGAGAAATCCGGGGAGCACAGTGCGGTCACGCTGGATGCCATACGGGAGAACGCGGCAGGACTGGGCGGGATCTCCGGAGAGAGGATCTGGGTGGAGCTGAAGAAGATCCTGGAGGGAAACCACGTCCATCACCTGATCCACCTCATCTACCAGCTGGGGGTGGCGCCGCACATCGGTGGGTGGATCATCGCCCGCGTCCTGTCTGGGGGTCACTGCCGGTCTCATCCATGTTGGATCTTCTTCCAGGATTACCGGAGAAAGGGAACCTGGAGGAGTTCTCCCGCGTCTGCTCCCAGGCCGGACACTTGTCCCCTAGACCCATGACCTTGCTGAGCGCATTGTTCTCCCACCCGGACGGCGTCCAGAACCTGGACCTGAGGCTGAAGATCTCCCGGGAGGAGAAGGCGCTGGCGCTGTTCTTACTGAAGGAGCGGAAGACACT containing:
- the TRNT1 gene encoding CCA tRNA nucleotidyltransferase 1, mitochondrial, whose amino-acid sequence is MLGRLIVQSRRLVTMTAQSPQFKALFTEGLKTLTDLFSREKYELRIAGGAVRDLLAGKQPHDVDFATTATPEQMKDLFLKEGIRLINNKGEKHGTVTARIHDQNFEITTLRVDLRTDGRHAEVEFTTDWEQDAERRDLTINSMFLGFDGTLYDYFNGYEDLKNRHIRFVGDPAKRIQEDYLRILRYLRFYGRIAEKSGEHSAVTLDAIRENAAGLGGISGERIWVELKKILEGNHVHHLIHLIYQLGVAPHIGLPEKGNLEEFSRVCSQAGHLSPRPMTLLSALFSHPDGVQNLDLRLKISREEKALALFLLKERKTLTADLSEQEPLKPFQDYVIDSRETDAHRKVCELLKYQGEERLLAQMERWTLPRFPVSGHDLRRMGISSGKEIGRILQELRERWKESGYQAGKEELLNTVSRSEAAE